In the Nilaparvata lugens isolate BPH chromosome 9, ASM1435652v1, whole genome shotgun sequence genome, one interval contains:
- the LOC111063350 gene encoding elongator complex protein 1: protein MRNLKLISSCITENNILKGAECFCVGAKIDDFTEVSEKKEFNDVLFVYCNHCLYHLEDNGKTCNELYNFETYYSTTQNVNYTSVNIEYNHINDSIIVALQNGDIFSFELQTKTVDCIGSVDGGLKSIGFSPDLEVLVIATGNNTLILMDGLFNPIGEVSLNSAEPVEKQMVNVGWGKKETQFHGSEGKAARITKTIHVNLDVEDDHRVRITWREDSSLFAVSFWCPVENTRKIKIYNNVGKLQCNSESLPGLEQSISWRPSGNLIAFGQTLPNKHVIAFLEKNGLRHGEFILPPNLHIKEISWNINSTIMCLVCEKRVQLWMMNNYHWYLKQEIHFTTDIIHTKWHPEHKYELILLLSDGSFHTYSWIVTVDRSVGAEEKDRACVAVIDGNKILLTCFKQGIIPPPMATYTLNFNCAVNCVGFLQTTTKTQETSENQWKSTTNDFIVLLSDNTFSMVVVGVSTSPTAHPICVSTKFPQTSCLRHLLWTSPNTVLLCVDQPHTPQELYKFNLKQFDLNLMKQIPLEFNVHTICSTSSKPDNVVVQGGGGSVYNSSLTNDFEYNVVVEGLEHLCDEMGICEGKKREDTVVTLDSWYHLYCQGELVSSKATSFFIQTPYLIYTTDEHELVVHRIVETCRKISTRRLERGARIVTVFNDTVVLQLPRGNLETIQPRALVLDTVSSLLEKLDYREAFALMRRQRIHLNLFVDHHPQVFLMTAAKFIQRINDPNHLNIFLSELNDKEDVTRSIYKDFYDQEKRPPVLNRKLQTVCSALREAMLSEGGGEPTEKYLLPILTTHVRVDEMSEALKMAATSEQALRHLIFLADIDKLYDKAISLYEVDLALKIAGESKKDPKEYIPYLNSLKNLDPTFMRFAIDCQYKNYESALRNISKSADSAHFEDALDLIQRTAQYPLALDLYHADLQRYKIIAERYAEYLVECRGYEEAALMFSRCDDLERALTCYAKCGLWRNAVTMARKLHYSTDKLKQLGEQLFSGLVSQELWEDAADLARDVLDDDERAIECLCEAKLWNKAYYLLNKQQDNQYPVSRLLDGLTSSANATLANLEHELGELERFASRLTQVRAKKAERALMQLSNDIDINDLQSEISSSTSSSWSSRSSG from the exons ATGCGGAATTTAAAGCTCATCTCCAGCTGTATCACAGAAAACAACATCCTTAAAGGAGCGGAGTGTTTTTGTGTTGGTGCTAAAATTGACGACTTTACGGAGGTTTCCGAGAAGAAAGAATTTAATGATGTACTTTTTGTTTATTGTAATCATTGCTTATATCACCTTGAAGACAACGGTAAAACTTGCAATGAATTGTATAACTTTGAAACCTACTATAGTACTACACAAAATGTCAATTACACCTCGGTTAATATCGAGTACAACCATATCAACGATTCAATTATTGTTGCTTTACAAAACGGCGACATATTCTCGTTTGAATTACAAACTAAAACAGTTGATTGTATCGGTAGTGTAGATGGAGGTTTAAAATCAATCGGCTTTTCCCCAGATTTGGAGGTATTAGTGATAGCTACAGGTAACAACACACTGATCCTCATGGATGGGTTATTCAATCCGATAGGTGAGGTTAGTTTAAACAGTGCGGAACCAGTTGAAAAACAGATGGTGAACGTGGGTTGGGGTAAAAAAGAAACACAGTTCCATGGGTCTGAAGGTAAGGCAGCTAGAATTACTAAAACCATACATGTAAATCTGGATGTCGAGGATGACCATAGAGTTAGAATCACTTGGAGAGAGGACAGCTCACTATTTGCTGTCAGTTTTTGGTGCCCAGTTGAAAACACACGCAAAATCAAAATCTATAACAACGTTGGTAAACTACAGTGTAACAGTGAGAGTCTCCCAGGGTTGGAACAGTCCATATCTTGGAGACCTTCTGGGAATCTCATAGCGTTTGGACAAACCCTCCCCAACAAGCATGTGATAGcatttttggagaaaaatggACTACGCCACGGTGAATTCATTCTTCCGCCAAACCTTCACATAAAAGAGATCAGCTGGAATATTAACTCCACCATAATGTGTCTTGTTTGTGAGAAACGTGTGCAACTCTGGATGATGAACAACTATCACTGGTATCTAAAACAGGAGATACATTTCACCACAGATATCATCCATACAAAATGGCACCCAGAACATAAGTACGAATTGATCCTGTTACTTTCAGATGGATCTTTTCACACATACTCTTGGATAGTGACAGTAGATAGGTCGGTTGGTGCTGAAGAGAAAGACAGAGCATGTGTGGCAGTCATAGATGGTAACAAAATACTGTTAACATGCTTCAAACAGGGTATCATCCCCCCTCCAATGGCTACCTACACTCTAAACTTCAATTGCGCTGTGAATTGTGTTGGATTTCTccaaacaacaacaaaaactCAAGAAACGTCAGAAAATCAGTGGAAATCTACCACAAACGATTTTATTGTACTCCTGAGTGACAACACGTTCAGTATGGTTGTGGTGGGGGTTTCGACATCACCTACAGCTCACCCAATCTGTGTTTCAACAAAATTCCCTCAAACTTCCTGTCTACGTCATTTACTATGGACATCCCCAAACACTGTTTTACTCTGTGTAGATCAACCCCACACACCTCAAGAGCTCTACAAATTCAATCTAAAAcagtttgatttgaatttgatgaaaCAGATACCACTAGAATTCAACGTGCACACAATTTGTAGCACATCATCAAAACCTGACAATGTTGTTGTACAAGGTGGGGGTGGTTCTGTCTATAATTCTAGTCTCACTAATGATTTTGAGTATAATGTGGTGGTTGAAGGTTTGGAGCATCTCTGTGATGAGATGGGGATTTGTGAAGGGAAAAAAAGGGAAGATACTGTGGTAACACTGGACAGTTGGTATCACCTGTACTGTCAGGGAGAGTTAGTATCCAGTAAAGCTACCTCCTTCTTTATACAAACACCTTACCTGATATACACAACTGACGAACATGAGTTGGTAGTTCATAGAATTGTGGAGACTTGTAGGAAAATATCAACGAGACGGTTGGAGAGAGGAGCTCGTATTGTAACAGTGTTCAATGATACAGTTGTGCTCCAGTTGCCGAGAGGAAATCTCGAAACGATACAACCCAGAGCGTTGGtgcttgatacagtatcaagttTGCTGGAGAAACTAGACTACAGGGAGGCATTTGCTCTAATGCGTAGACAGAGGatacatttgaatttgtttgtCGACCATCATCCACAGGTTTTTCTGATGACTGCTGCAAAATTTATTCAACGCATAAACGACCCCAATCATTTGAACATATTTTTGTCAGAGCTCAATGACAAGGAAGATGTTACACGCAGTATCTACAAGGATTTTTATGATCAGGAAAAACGACCCCCTGTTTTGAACAGGAAACTCCAGACTGTGTGTAGTGCTTTAAGGGAGGCCATGTTGTCTGAGGGCGGGGGAGAACCCACTGAGAAGTATCTGCTCCCCATTTTGACTACTCATGTACGAGTGGATGAAATGTCTGAAGCATTAAAGATGGCTGCCACATCGGAACAAGCTCTACGCCATTTGATATTCTTAGCAGATATCGACAAACTCTATGATAAAGCTATATCTCTGTATGAGGTTGATCTAGCTCTGAAAATAGCGGGGGAATCCAAGAAGGACCCTAAAGAATACATTCCCTACCTGAACAGTTTGAAGAATCTGGACCCGACTTTCATGCGGTTCGCGATTGATTGTCAGTACAAGAACTACGAATCAGCTTTGAGGAATATCAGTAAGAGTGCTGACAGTGCACATTTTGAAGACGCGCTGGATCTTATACAGAGGACTGCTCAGTATCCTCTGGCGCTTGACTTGTATCATGCTGATTTGCAACGCTACAAAATAATTGCTGAGAGGTATGCTGAGTATCTGGTCGAGTGCAGAGGTTACGAAGAAGCGGCTCTCATGTTCTCCAGGTGTGATGATCTAGAGAGAGCGCTCACCTGCTATGCAAAGTGTGGACTGTGGAGGAATGCGGTTACTATGGCTAGGAAATTACATTATAG CACAGATAAACTGAAACAGCTGGGAGAGCAGCTATTCTCAGGTCTAGTGTCTCAGGAGTTGTGGGAAGATGCCGCAGATTTGGCCAGAGATGTTTTGGATGATGACGAGCGAGCTATAGAGTGTCTGTGTGAGGCCAAACTGTGGAACAAGGCCTACTATCTGCTTAACAAACAACAGGACAATCAATATCCTG TGAGCAGACTACTGGACGGTTTGACATCTAGCGCCAATGCAACACTGGCTAACTTGGAACATGAATTGGGTGAATTGGAAAGGTTTGCTAGCAGATTGACCCAAGTTAGAGCCAAGAAAGCGGAGAGGGCACTAATGCAGCTGTCAAATGATATAG atATCAACGATTTACAATCAGAAATAAGTAGCAGTACATCCTCCTCATGGTCTTCGAGAAGTTCAgggtaa